In Neokomagataea tanensis, one genomic interval encodes:
- a CDS encoding glycoside hydrolase family 32 protein gives MGNETHKDQGIVSPPDLATEGFVSSRRRALASLLTAGAVLGVGRARGAEPAHSAIPAPKDQPNNAHAEPANHPGGAAQPVVKTQADYFYRPNIHYSPSTGFMNDPNGLIFDGERYHLYYQYDPFSPYAGRVHWGHATSTDLYTWQDAPIAIDETPAGEAYTGCVVMDRNNVSGLFPPKTAEKTSVGAGASGSAVSVPTATQEAVRALAPKMGKETSDAPYAPEAMSALKPNADKPFGTFYAPEAGPVASANANTSGLPPMAGGMIALYTRATPQKQSQYIAWSPDGGNHFIDYDQNPALDLNMTSFRDPKVFWHDGSQKWVMVVAKSREHRIAFFGSIDLKHWMHLSDFGPAGLFGVDYECPNLLEVEIEGQKGVRRWVLFVSVNPGGPQGGSVTQYFIGNFDGERFIPENTVIGLTDFAKDSYAMQVYNDFPENKAVYFAWFGNWQYCEEVPNRSWRGLMSLPREMSLRHDDMNWLRLVQRPYGLAALRQPEMPFKPTRIQAQSGVQTSLPVGQAFELSLTATVDERVNAQPDGNQGRAGRFVIVFSNSQGESLSIGFDAFSGQLWLDRGNLHGFSQPFFTERFSTPLIANSRRFNVQIIVDACALEIYANDGLSVGTALIYPANPLETLSLEATNAGATIHEIRLCGLKKTMDRPTAA, from the coding sequence ATGGGCAACGAGACACATAAAGATCAAGGTATTGTGTCCCCTCCAGACCTGGCCACGGAGGGTTTTGTCTCAAGCAGGCGCCGTGCTTTGGCATCGTTGCTTACAGCAGGCGCGGTGCTGGGGGTAGGGCGTGCGCGGGGGGCAGAACCAGCACATTCCGCAATCCCAGCGCCGAAAGACCAGCCTAATAACGCGCATGCTGAACCTGCTAATCATCCGGGTGGGGCCGCACAGCCTGTCGTAAAAACACAGGCCGACTATTTTTATCGGCCGAATATTCACTACAGCCCATCGACGGGGTTTATGAACGACCCGAACGGTTTGATTTTTGATGGTGAGCGTTACCATCTTTATTATCAGTACGACCCCTTCTCACCGTATGCTGGCCGGGTGCATTGGGGGCATGCAACGAGTACAGATTTATACACATGGCAAGATGCCCCGATTGCTATTGATGAAACTCCGGCAGGCGAAGCTTATACGGGGTGTGTTGTTATGGACCGGAACAATGTCTCGGGTTTGTTCCCGCCCAAAACAGCGGAAAAAACGTCTGTAGGTGCAGGCGCCAGTGGATCAGCAGTGAGCGTCCCAACTGCGACGCAGGAGGCGGTTCGGGCTCTGGCCCCAAAAATGGGGAAAGAGACTTCTGATGCCCCTTATGCACCTGAAGCAATGTCAGCGCTAAAACCAAATGCGGACAAGCCTTTCGGTACATTTTATGCCCCGGAAGCCGGGCCTGTCGCATCTGCTAACGCGAATACTTCAGGGCTACCCCCAATGGCTGGTGGTATGATCGCTTTATATACGCGCGCAACGCCCCAGAAGCAGTCGCAATACATCGCTTGGAGTCCTGATGGTGGCAATCATTTCATTGATTACGACCAGAATCCGGCACTTGATTTAAATATGACATCCTTCCGGGATCCAAAGGTTTTTTGGCACGACGGAAGCCAGAAATGGGTGATGGTGGTTGCAAAATCTCGAGAGCACAGGATCGCATTTTTTGGCTCCATAGATCTAAAGCACTGGATGCATTTAAGTGATTTTGGACCTGCAGGCTTGTTTGGAGTGGATTACGAATGTCCCAATTTGCTTGAGGTGGAGATTGAGGGACAAAAAGGGGTTCGTCGTTGGGTTTTGTTTGTTTCTGTAAACCCAGGTGGGCCGCAGGGTGGATCGGTTACGCAGTATTTTATCGGAAATTTTGACGGAGAACGCTTTATTCCGGAAAATACGGTGATTGGCCTCACTGACTTTGCAAAAGACAGTTACGCTATGCAGGTCTACAATGATTTTCCTGAAAATAAGGCTGTGTATTTTGCATGGTTCGGGAATTGGCAATATTGCGAGGAAGTACCCAATAGAAGTTGGCGCGGTTTAATGAGTCTGCCGCGCGAAATGAGCTTGCGGCATGACGATATGAATTGGCTCCGCCTCGTACAGCGTCCCTATGGTTTGGCTGCTTTGCGGCAGCCAGAAATGCCCTTCAAGCCGACACGGATACAGGCCCAAAGCGGTGTTCAAACGAGTCTTCCGGTTGGGCAGGCGTTTGAGTTGTCCTTAACCGCCACTGTGGATGAGCGCGTGAATGCACAACCGGACGGAAATCAGGGGCGCGCCGGACGGTTTGTCATTGTTTTTTCAAACAGCCAAGGTGAGTCACTATCAATTGGATTTGACGCTTTTTCCGGGCAATTATGGTTGGATAGAGGAAATTTGCATGGCTTCTCCCAACCATTCTTTACGGAGCGTTTTTCCACGCCGCTTATAGCCAATAGCCGTCGGTTCAATGTACAAATTATCGTAGATGCCTGTGCCTTGGAAATTTATGCCAATGATGGTTTGTCTGTAGGTACTGCACTAATTTATCCAGCAAATCCGTTGGAAACGCTTAGCTTAGAAGCAACAAATGCAGGTGCCACGATCCATGAAATTCGGTTATGCGGTTTGAAAAAAACAATGGACCGTCCGACGGCTGCTTAA
- a CDS encoding HAMP domain-containing protein, translating into MAVDIGSLEKEKMSNTDYLFKKMINNSIKYSYICTFTSLSLLFVVFVFSLIVSAKDIIRPLNLVRNRMFLIADGKLDEEIPCLRRGDEVGDIARALQTIQSSLQAARKVEKEQAEERANVEKERAAVILHREEEAAQIQSVSDTVREGLAALAEGNVTYRIKAEFPDKFQTMKVDFNKACAQLQQTINAVQRGVVAIGTGAKQITTASEDMARRTEQQAANIEESSVALGRVVEMVRDTAENASQAARVTDEARQGQNLLEVLCSLR; encoded by the coding sequence TTGGCAGTAGATATTGGGTCTTTAGAAAAAGAAAAAATGTCTAATACGGATTATCTTTTCAAAAAGATGATCAATAATTCTATTAAGTATTCCTATATTTGTACATTTACATCACTTTCTCTCCTTTTCGTTGTGTTTGTTTTTTCACTCATTGTAAGTGCTAAAGATATTATTCGACCGCTTAACCTTGTTAGAAATAGAATGTTTTTAATTGCTGACGGTAAGTTGGACGAAGAGATACCGTGCTTAAGACGTGGAGATGAGGTTGGCGATATTGCGAGAGCACTACAGACTATTCAAAGCAGTCTTCAAGCAGCTCGGAAAGTTGAAAAGGAGCAAGCTGAAGAGCGTGCAAATGTGGAAAAGGAACGTGCAGCGGTTATTTTGCATCGTGAGGAGGAGGCCGCTCAAATTCAATCCGTATCTGATACCGTGCGGGAGGGTTTGGCAGCGCTCGCGGAGGGTAATGTTACCTACAGGATAAAAGCTGAATTCCCCGACAAATTTCAGACGATGAAAGTGGACTTTAATAAAGCTTGTGCCCAGTTACAGCAGACGATTAATGCTGTCCAAAGGGGTGTAGTCGCGATTGGGACGGGTGCAAAGCAAATCACTACGGCATCAGAAGATATGGCTAGGCGCACTGAGCAGCAGGCAGCAAACATAGAAGAGTCGTCAGTGGCACTGGGTCGAGTGGTCGAAATGGTGCGTGATACCGCTGAAAATGCATCGCAAGCAGCCCGTGTGACGGATGAGGCGCGTCAGGGGCAGAATCTTCTGGAGGTATTGTGCAGTCTGCGGTGA
- a CDS encoding methyl-accepting chemotaxis protein: protein MQSAVSAMGEIEQSFKHINQVIGLIDDIAFQTNLLALNAGIEAARAGDAGRGFSVVATEIRNLAQRSADGAREVKALVSNSNIFVNDGVKLVRDAGGALDMIFKRMDDIDRLVSSIAQASSGQSVALNEINLAVGEMTTATQQNAALVEQNTTAISSLDQEAEELGKEVGFFRVNYTDYVPMDEKIKVKKPIELEFCSTSDSGWEHFR, encoded by the coding sequence GTGCAGTCTGCGGTGAGTGCCATGGGCGAAATCGAACAAAGCTTCAAACATATTAATCAGGTCATTGGCTTAATTGATGACATAGCATTCCAGACAAATTTATTGGCTTTAAATGCAGGAATTGAAGCTGCACGCGCAGGCGATGCAGGGCGGGGGTTTTCTGTTGTTGCGACTGAAATCCGTAATTTAGCGCAACGCTCGGCTGACGGTGCGCGTGAGGTAAAAGCATTAGTTTCGAACTCAAACATATTCGTAAATGATGGCGTGAAGCTTGTCAGAGATGCAGGCGGCGCGTTGGATATGATCTTTAAAAGAATGGACGATATTGATCGTCTGGTTTCATCGATTGCTCAAGCTTCAAGTGGGCAGTCAGTCGCGCTTAATGAGATTAATTTGGCTGTAGGCGAGATGACCACGGCAACTCAACAAAATGCAGCTTTAGTTGAGCAAAATACGACAGCGATATCGTCCTTGGATCAAGAAGCCGAAGAATTAGGCAAGGAGGTTGGTTTCTTTCGTGTGAATTACACGGATTATGTCCCAATGGATGAAAAAATTAAGGTAAAAAAACCAATAGAATTAGAGTTTTGTAGCACTTCAGACAGCGGGTGGGAACATTTTAGGTAA